Proteins encoded by one window of Salmonirosea aquatica:
- a CDS encoding RagB/SusD family nutrient uptake outer membrane protein: protein MKFYNKTKLILTAVLAATLTSCDKSWLAPEPLSFYSPENTFNDPEGLEATLVACERNMRYEWYGDSPPIITESIFSDIAVEGTTDKSGPAQNMDLQITPDAQLNNGDYNKIGWYWYEGYKGIKYANVAISRIEQPKWESEAQKNDVLGRAYFHRAYRYYRLTQQFGDVPLILNEVTEPKLDFFSTKREVILKKMKEDLEFAEKWVPVIKDKGTVNRGAVSHLLTKVNLALGLFDDAIKSASNVIDGGAHSLMTSRFGVDQADASKDVVWDLHRPENKALPLNKEALMLVLDRYQIEGNTDGGTTSMRQGVPFWFNNINTPNGNRGTIDTYNIEIDQVTEYGRGIGRLRPTWYSTHSVWDDANDFRHKPGNWMTMEDLLYNNPSLKGKDPYYGKHLQFRKEDGTVLTIDSIRCWFDWPHYKLYIPDPERVQPQGGHTDWYVFRLAETYLLRAEAYFWKGDLTNAAKDVNSVRTRANCAPYEPSEINIGTILDERARELYYEEPRKTELTRIAYILAMTGKTAYNGKSYNMASFSDNNFFYDRIMEKSNFYNKGVKTRHGDEYKMSPYHVLWPIPQSSINSNSKGILNQNKGYNGYQNNVPPLTTIP, encoded by the coding sequence ATGAAATTTTATAATAAAACGAAACTGATTTTGACCGCTGTGCTGGCTGCTACGCTGACCAGCTGCGATAAATCCTGGCTCGCCCCTGAGCCGCTCTCCTTCTATTCGCCGGAGAACACCTTCAATGATCCCGAAGGTCTGGAAGCTACCCTGGTAGCCTGCGAGCGCAACATGCGCTACGAATGGTACGGCGACTCACCTCCCATTATCACCGAGAGCATCTTCTCCGATATTGCCGTGGAAGGTACCACCGACAAGTCGGGTCCCGCCCAGAACATGGATTTGCAGATCACGCCCGACGCCCAGCTCAACAATGGCGATTACAACAAGATCGGCTGGTACTGGTACGAAGGCTATAAGGGTATCAAATACGCCAATGTGGCTATCTCCCGCATCGAACAGCCCAAGTGGGAATCGGAAGCACAGAAAAATGATGTGCTGGGCCGGGCCTATTTTCACCGCGCCTACCGCTACTACCGCCTTACGCAGCAATTCGGCGACGTACCTCTGATTTTGAATGAAGTAACGGAACCCAAGCTGGACTTCTTCTCGACCAAGCGTGAGGTCATCCTGAAAAAAATGAAGGAAGATCTGGAATTTGCTGAAAAGTGGGTACCTGTGATAAAAGACAAAGGTACCGTCAACCGCGGTGCAGTCAGTCACTTACTTACCAAGGTAAACCTGGCCCTTGGCTTGTTTGACGATGCCATCAAGTCGGCCAGCAATGTCATCGACGGCGGTGCTCATAGCCTTATGACTTCGCGCTTCGGGGTAGATCAAGCTGACGCCAGCAAAGATGTCGTGTGGGATTTGCATCGGCCCGAAAACAAAGCCCTGCCCTTGAATAAGGAAGCTCTGATGCTGGTACTGGATCGCTATCAGATTGAGGGCAACACGGATGGGGGTACCACTAGTATGCGCCAGGGGGTACCCTTCTGGTTCAACAACATCAACACCCCCAATGGCAACCGGGGTACCATCGATACCTATAATATCGAGATAGATCAGGTGACCGAATACGGTCGAGGCATTGGCCGTTTGCGCCCCACCTGGTACTCGACCCATAGTGTGTGGGATGATGCCAATGACTTTCGCCACAAGCCCGGCAACTGGATGACGATGGAGGATTTGCTGTACAACAACCCCTCCCTGAAGGGCAAGGACCCTTACTACGGCAAGCACCTGCAATTCCGGAAAGAAGACGGCACCGTGCTGACGATCGATAGTATCCGCTGCTGGTTCGACTGGCCTCATTACAAGTTGTACATCCCCGATCCCGAACGCGTGCAGCCGCAGGGCGGGCATACCGACTGGTACGTGTTCCGTCTGGCCGAAACGTACCTGTTGCGGGCCGAAGCCTATTTCTGGAAGGGGGATTTGACCAACGCCGCCAAGGATGTCAACTCCGTTCGGACCCGCGCCAACTGCGCCCCTTACGAGCCGTCGGAGATCAACATTGGTACCATCCTCGACGAACGCGCCCGGGAGTTATACTACGAAGAGCCCCGTAAGACGGAGCTGACCCGCATCGCCTACATCCTGGCCATGACGGGCAAAACAGCCTACAACGGGAAGTCGTACAACATGGCCAGTTTCTCGGACAATAACTTTTTCTACGACCGCATTATGGAAAAGAGCAATTTCTATAACAAGGGCGTCAAAACCCGGCACGGCGACGAGTACAAAATGAGTCCTTACCATGTGCTGTGGCCCATCCCGCAGTCGTCGATCAATAGTAATTCCAAGGGAATCCTGAATCAGAACAAAGGATACAATGGCTACCAGAACAATGTACCGCCGCTGACGACGATTCCATAA
- a CDS encoding alpha/beta fold hydrolase: protein MPTDVLKRNHVRVLGKGTTPMLFAHGFGCAQQMWRYIWPAFEDDYKIVLFDYVGSGQSDVSAYNSERYANLNGYAEDVLDICRALDLREVIFVGHSVSCMVGLLASIKEPVFFQKIILVSPSPRYINDQGYVGGFEHADIEELLTTMERNFIGWANFLAPAIMKNPGNPELGQELTESFCSTDPVIARQFAEVTFLSDNRRDLHKVRHPSLILQCSDDMVAPAEVGSYLRDNLPASQLVLMEATGHCPHMSAPEETIHFMKQYLESSVLT from the coding sequence ATGCCTACCGATGTACTGAAAAGAAACCACGTTCGGGTACTAGGCAAAGGTACCACGCCCATGCTGTTTGCACACGGCTTCGGCTGTGCCCAGCAGATGTGGCGCTATATATGGCCAGCCTTCGAAGACGATTACAAAATTGTCCTGTTCGATTATGTAGGAAGCGGACAGTCGGATGTCAGCGCATATAATTCCGAGCGGTATGCCAACTTGAACGGCTACGCCGAAGATGTACTGGACATTTGCCGGGCTTTGGATCTGAGGGAGGTCATCTTTGTGGGGCATTCGGTAAGCTGCATGGTAGGTTTACTGGCTTCCATTAAAGAACCCGTTTTTTTTCAGAAAATCATCCTGGTAAGTCCTTCTCCGCGGTACATCAACGATCAAGGGTACGTAGGAGGCTTTGAACACGCCGATATCGAGGAATTGCTCACCACCATGGAACGGAATTTCATCGGCTGGGCCAACTTTCTGGCTCCGGCCATCATGAAGAACCCCGGTAACCCCGAACTGGGTCAGGAGCTTACTGAGAGTTTCTGCTCCACCGATCCCGTCATCGCCCGGCAATTTGCCGAGGTCACTTTCCTGTCCGACAACCGGCGGGATCTTCATAAAGTGCGTCATCCTTCCCTGATCCTGCAATGTTCGGACGACATGGTAGCCCCCGCCGAGGTAGGCAGCTACCTACGGGATAATCTTCCCGCCAGTCAGCTCGTGCTCATGGAAGCAACCGGGCACTGCCCGCACATGAGTGCTCCGGAAGAGACCATCCATTTTATGAAACAGTACCTCGAATCTTCCGTCTTAACCTGA
- a CDS encoding PAS domain-containing sensor histidine kinase — MKVTHSADYIVQTMPCACLLFGDGSTIEFVNTFLCELLGYEAAELVGHKLDRILTFSSRLFYQTHFFPLLRLNGKVSEIFFMLRSKAGESIPVMTNATRDSSGKKVVNLCIFITVWERQKYESEILESKKSLQKALENNEQLKGLQAQLEEHQQKLDRQIATLIQRNQEYVQLNKVLSHDLQEPIRKIAIYLDILLKEENISGNQGIKAQFTRIQASVTRLRALTQSLQEFVSVESNEELPTIVTLDALIAKAKADAVRVTGFDDFELEVGEMLPIEARAGQMRLLFTELFKNAIQNRKVHARLRIMVGSTTVEENSYQFSKDRYRYMDYSRVEVTDNGKGFDNQYGTYVMGLFNKLDSESAGMGMGLALCKKIVSNHYGTLSTNSREGTGSTFIITLPVVQPTAL, encoded by the coding sequence TTGAAAGTAACCCACAGTGCCGATTATATTGTACAAACCATGCCCTGCGCCTGTCTGTTGTTTGGAGACGGGAGTACCATTGAGTTTGTCAATACTTTTCTTTGCGAACTGCTCGGCTATGAGGCGGCTGAGCTCGTCGGCCACAAACTGGACCGTATCCTGACATTTTCCAGCAGGCTTTTTTACCAGACGCACTTTTTTCCTCTGCTGAGGCTGAATGGGAAAGTCAGCGAAATTTTCTTCATGTTGCGCTCCAAAGCCGGCGAAAGTATCCCGGTCATGACCAATGCCACCCGGGATTCCAGCGGTAAAAAAGTCGTGAACCTGTGCATATTCATTACCGTGTGGGAACGGCAGAAATATGAAAGCGAAATTCTTGAATCCAAAAAGAGCCTGCAAAAAGCCCTCGAAAACAACGAGCAATTAAAAGGGCTCCAGGCACAACTGGAAGAGCACCAGCAAAAGTTGGACCGTCAGATCGCTACCCTCATCCAGCGAAATCAGGAGTATGTGCAGTTAAACAAAGTTCTGTCGCACGATCTGCAGGAGCCTATTCGAAAAATAGCCATCTATCTGGATATACTTTTAAAAGAAGAAAATATTTCTGGAAATCAGGGGATCAAGGCTCAATTTACGAGAATCCAGGCTTCCGTTACCCGGCTTCGTGCTTTGACCCAGAGCCTGCAGGAGTTTGTCAGTGTCGAATCCAATGAAGAATTACCCACAATCGTTACGCTGGATGCCCTGATCGCCAAGGCAAAGGCCGACGCGGTCCGCGTGACGGGTTTTGATGATTTTGAGCTTGAAGTAGGAGAAATGCTTCCGATAGAAGCGCGTGCCGGACAGATGAGGTTGCTTTTTACGGAACTATTTAAAAATGCCATTCAGAATCGGAAGGTACACGCCCGCTTGCGCATCATGGTTGGTTCGACGACCGTTGAAGAAAACAGCTACCAGTTCAGTAAAGACAGGTACCGATACATGGATTATTCGAGAGTGGAAGTAACGGATAACGGGAAAGGATTTGACAACCAGTATGGTACCTACGTGATGGGGTTGTTCAACAAACTGGATTCCGAATCGGCCGGCATGGGCATGGGCTTGGCTCTGTGCAAAAAAATTGTCTCCAATCACTACGGAACCCTATCAACAAATTCGCGGGAAGGAACCGGAAGTACCTTCATCATCACACTACCCGTCGTACAGCCCACAGCGCTATGA
- a CDS encoding response regulator: MRGTPIIYLVDDDPDDRFFLRQALLQTSQAMEVIEATSGFELMSMIQRAGSPLATLILMDMNMPKMSGVETVQAMRSNPGFPVIPVVMISTTNNPTFVQNAFDAGVAEFVSKPATVKGFADIANQLTIRYLG, from the coding sequence ATGCGAGGTACCCCTATTATCTATCTGGTGGATGACGATCCGGACGACCGGTTTTTTCTGCGGCAGGCCCTGCTTCAAACCAGCCAGGCCATGGAAGTCATTGAAGCCACCAGTGGCTTTGAATTGATGTCGATGATCCAACGGGCTGGCTCGCCCCTTGCCACCCTTATCCTGATGGATATGAACATGCCTAAGATGAGCGGCGTGGAAACCGTCCAGGCCATGCGGTCGAATCCGGGTTTTCCCGTCATTCCAGTGGTTATGATCTCTACCACCAATAACCCTACCTTCGTTCAGAATGCCTTCGATGCAGGCGTCGCCGAGTTTGTGTCTAAACCGGCTACGGTCAAGGGATTTGCTGATATAGCCAATCAGCTCACCATACGTTATCTGGGCTGA
- the corA gene encoding magnesium/cobalt transporter CorA codes for MVRIYYKEGRLIKRETDVRELGKLENPLWIDLQSPSQEEEEWVETKCDIDFQTPQEIVEIESSARFFEQHDTINANSNFLQINSNGYQTYPVSFILRGSVLFTYRRGDSKTFADTVKKMKVSPDTFQTGVDFMLMLLETRIEADADSLEAISRDISSISKDLIREQKARQEVLIRISSLQEITMMLRETSIDKQRVLSGILRSQYFPEDRKEHLRIILKDISSLLEYTTFNFERLEYLQNTFMGLINLEQSQVIKIFTVVTIIFMPPTLIAGIFGMNFVSLPTSGWSWGFWASLLLMVLSSFVVLWFFRKKKWI; via the coding sequence ATGGTTCGAATCTACTACAAAGAAGGTCGCCTGATTAAACGCGAAACAGACGTACGGGAGTTGGGCAAGCTTGAAAATCCGCTGTGGATCGATTTGCAGTCACCCTCACAGGAAGAAGAGGAGTGGGTGGAAACCAAGTGCGACATCGACTTTCAGACGCCGCAGGAAATTGTGGAGATCGAGAGCAGCGCGCGGTTTTTCGAGCAACACGACACCATCAACGCCAACTCCAACTTCCTGCAGATCAATTCGAACGGCTACCAGACCTACCCCGTTTCGTTCATTCTGCGGGGTAGCGTGCTTTTCACCTACCGCCGGGGCGACTCCAAGACCTTTGCCGACACGGTGAAGAAAATGAAGGTGAGTCCGGATACGTTTCAGACGGGCGTAGACTTCATGCTCATGCTACTCGAAACCCGCATCGAGGCCGATGCCGATTCGCTGGAAGCCATCTCGCGCGATATTTCCTCTATCAGCAAAGACCTCATCCGCGAACAGAAAGCCCGGCAGGAGGTACTGATCCGGATCAGCTCATTGCAGGAAATCACAATGATGCTGCGCGAAACCTCCATCGATAAGCAACGGGTACTTTCGGGGATTCTACGCAGTCAATACTTTCCTGAAGACCGCAAGGAACACCTGCGTATCATTCTGAAAGACATCAGTTCGCTGCTGGAATACACCACGTTCAATTTCGAGCGGCTGGAGTACCTGCAGAACACTTTTATGGGTTTGATCAACCTTGAACAGAGCCAGGTGATCAAAATTTTCACCGTCGTGACGATCATCTTCATGCCACCTACCCTTATCGCGGGTATCTTCGGCATGAACTTCGTGTCGCTGCCTACCTCGGGTTGGTCGTGGGGCTTCTGGGCGTCGCTGTTGCTGATGGTACTTTCTTCCTTTGTAGTACTGTGGTTTTTCAGAAAGAAGAAGTGGATTTGA
- a CDS encoding GNAT family N-acetyltransferase has translation MPLHFTTAQTNDDLRQILALQQKNLKTKVSEAVKREQGFVTVCHSWEQINLMHHTTPQIVAKDGDKIAAYALAMLPALGELVPDLQPMFALFAQIPWRGNFLTHSNYYIMGQICVAEEYRGQGTFDGLYQKHREVYRPDFDLLVTEVSTNNTRSMRAHERVGFRTIYTHLDHVDEWNVLAWVF, from the coding sequence ATGCCTCTTCACTTCACCACCGCCCAGACCAACGACGACCTGCGCCAGATCCTGGCTTTGCAGCAGAAAAACCTTAAAACTAAGGTAAGCGAAGCCGTGAAACGGGAGCAGGGTTTCGTCACGGTATGCCATAGCTGGGAGCAAATCAACCTAATGCACCATACTACCCCGCAGATAGTGGCCAAAGATGGCGATAAGATAGCGGCCTACGCACTGGCCATGCTTCCCGCCCTGGGAGAGCTGGTACCCGACCTGCAACCTATGTTTGCCCTGTTTGCTCAAATTCCGTGGCGGGGAAATTTTCTTACCCACAGCAATTATTACATAATGGGGCAAATATGCGTGGCGGAAGAGTACCGGGGTCAGGGTACCTTCGATGGCTTATACCAGAAGCACCGCGAAGTGTATCGTCCTGATTTTGACCTGCTCGTTACGGAAGTATCGACCAACAACACCCGCTCCATGCGCGCCCACGAACGGGTAGGCTTCCGCACGATCTACACACACTTGGATCATGTAGACGAATGGAACGTACTGGCGTGGGTGTTTTGA
- a CDS encoding FkbM family methyltransferase, translating into MCIDIGTNIGDTTVPMALAAGKEGTTLGFDPNPYVYKILEENVKLNRDKANIIPYPFAITKEEGEFNYASSEASFGNGGIANEVVTDQGSFQLSQKVKGVVLEDFLLKHYSDLLPRLSFIKVDVEGADREVIESIGGLLMKYKPVLVAECFKRSTPSERAELYETVAGLGYSLYYFSNFDDQAEIIAIKSAKDMNHWKTFNFYAVPKAG; encoded by the coding sequence TTGTGCATTGATATCGGTACCAATATTGGAGATACGACTGTCCCGATGGCATTGGCTGCCGGGAAAGAGGGTACCACTCTGGGCTTCGATCCCAATCCTTATGTGTATAAAATCCTGGAAGAAAATGTAAAACTCAACCGCGACAAGGCCAACATCATCCCTTATCCATTTGCCATCACCAAAGAGGAAGGCGAATTCAACTATGCGTCTTCAGAGGCTTCATTTGGCAACGGTGGTATTGCCAACGAAGTCGTTACGGATCAGGGTTCCTTTCAATTGTCACAAAAAGTAAAGGGTGTTGTGCTTGAGGATTTCCTTCTAAAGCACTACTCTGATTTGTTACCCCGTCTTTCATTCATCAAAGTGGATGTGGAAGGTGCCGACCGGGAGGTGATCGAGTCAATCGGCGGCTTGTTAATGAAATACAAGCCTGTGCTGGTGGCAGAGTGTTTCAAGCGATCCACACCATCAGAACGGGCGGAACTTTATGAAACGGTAGCAGGATTAGGCTACTCCCTTTATTATTTTTCCAATTTTGACGATCAGGCCGAAATTATCGCTATTAAGTCGGCAAAGGACATGAACCACTGGAAAACCTTCAACTTCTACGCGGTTCCTAAAGCTGGTTGA
- a CDS encoding glycosyltransferase family 2 protein yields MKIVGFTIIKDALLNDYPVVEAINSILPVVDEMLVSVGQSDDDTLQLIQAIDSPKIRIVESTWDMTLRQGGKVLAVETDKAYRQLPADADWVFYIQGDEVLHEQYHAVVRHSCKMYVGDPNVEGLLFNYLHFYGTYDYMGDSRTWYRREVRIIRNDPAISAFRDAQGFRKGKTKLKVKPSGAAIYHYGWVKSPTQMKKKMKNVGRFWKDEQAWQELLQSGDFFDFTQFDSLTRFAESHPKVMQERIARQDWKVEMDLNRKKFDLKDRLLYWFEKKTGRRLFEFRNYRQI; encoded by the coding sequence GTGAAAATAGTCGGATTTACAATTATCAAGGACGCCCTTCTGAACGATTATCCAGTTGTCGAAGCCATAAATTCCATACTGCCCGTAGTGGATGAAATGCTCGTCAGCGTGGGACAAAGTGACGACGATACCCTCCAACTGATTCAAGCCATCGATTCGCCCAAGATAAGGATCGTGGAATCGACTTGGGACATGACCCTCCGCCAAGGCGGCAAGGTGCTGGCTGTTGAAACAGACAAAGCCTACCGGCAACTGCCAGCCGACGCTGATTGGGTTTTTTATATTCAGGGCGACGAAGTGTTGCACGAGCAATACCACGCTGTAGTGCGCCATAGTTGTAAGATGTACGTGGGCGATCCGAACGTGGAAGGGCTTTTGTTCAATTATCTGCATTTCTATGGTACCTACGACTACATGGGGGATAGCCGTACCTGGTACCGTCGTGAAGTCAGGATTATTCGAAACGACCCCGCGATTTCGGCTTTTCGCGACGCTCAAGGCTTTCGAAAGGGAAAAACGAAGCTAAAAGTCAAGCCTTCGGGGGCAGCTATCTATCATTATGGCTGGGTAAAAAGCCCGACCCAAATGAAAAAGAAAATGAAGAATGTGGGGCGGTTCTGGAAGGATGAGCAAGCGTGGCAAGAACTGTTGCAAAGCGGAGACTTCTTCGATTTCACCCAGTTCGACTCGCTCACACGATTTGCGGAAAGTCATCCAAAGGTGATGCAGGAACGCATTGCCCGGCAAGACTGGAAGGTGGAAATGGACCTGAATCGTAAGAAATTTGATCTGAAGGATCGCCTGCTTTATTGGTTTGAGAAAAAGACCGGAAGGCGGTTGTTTGAATTCAGGAATTACCGGCAGATATAG
- a CDS encoding ribonucleotide-diphosphate reductase subunit beta, which yields MSQVSTTHQEPLLVEDPLRFVLFPIKHQDIWHMYKRHEASFWTAEEIDLGQDMKDWVNLSDNERHFISHILAFFAASDGIVNENLAINFLSEVQYAEAKCFYGFQIAMENIHSETYSLLIDTYIRDPAEKDHLLRAIDTVPCVQKKAEWALKWINSPEFTERIIAFAAVEGIFFSGSFCSIFWLKKRGLMPGLSFSNELISRDEGLHCEFACLLYTDHIKNKLPQERVLEIMLDAVRIEKEFISEALPVSLIGMNAELMKQYIEFVCDFWLERLGCEKYFGSSNPFDFMELISLPGKTNFFEKRVGEYQKAGVMSGVTDKESGHKIAFDEDF from the coding sequence ATGTCACAAGTAAGCACCACTCATCAGGAGCCCCTTTTGGTTGAGGATCCCCTGCGCTTCGTTCTTTTTCCCATCAAGCATCAGGATATCTGGCACATGTACAAACGCCACGAGGCTTCATTCTGGACGGCTGAAGAAATAGACCTGGGGCAGGACATGAAGGACTGGGTAAACCTGAGCGATAACGAACGTCATTTTATCTCCCATATCCTGGCTTTCTTCGCAGCTTCTGATGGCATTGTAAATGAAAACCTAGCCATTAACTTTCTGAGTGAAGTACAGTACGCAGAAGCCAAGTGCTTCTACGGCTTTCAGATTGCCATGGAGAATATCCACTCCGAGACCTACTCGCTGCTGATTGACACCTATATCAGAGACCCTGCCGAAAAAGACCACTTATTGAGGGCCATCGACACGGTACCCTGCGTGCAGAAAAAAGCCGAGTGGGCTTTGAAGTGGATCAATAGCCCCGAATTTACTGAGCGTATCATTGCTTTCGCGGCGGTGGAAGGCATTTTCTTCTCGGGATCATTCTGCTCTATTTTCTGGCTGAAGAAGCGCGGCCTGATGCCGGGTTTGTCCTTCTCCAATGAACTGATATCCCGCGACGAAGGGCTGCACTGCGAGTTTGCATGCCTGCTTTATACCGATCACATCAAGAATAAGCTACCCCAGGAGCGTGTATTGGAAATCATGCTGGATGCGGTAAGAATCGAGAAGGAATTTATTTCCGAAGCCCTACCCGTGTCACTAATCGGTATGAACGCCGAACTGATGAAGCAGTACATTGAGTTCGTGTGCGATTTCTGGCTGGAACGTCTGGGTTGCGAGAAGTATTTCGGTTCGTCCAATCCCTTCGATTTTATGGAATTGATTTCACTGCCCGGCAAGACCAATTTCTTCGAAAAGCGCGTCGGTGAATACCAGAAAGCTGGCGTAATGTCGGGCGTGACCGATAAGGAATCAGGCCATAAGATCGCTTTTGACGAAGATTTCTGA
- a CDS encoding regulatory protein RecX: MDRLSLQRAAAFCAYQERTPDEVRQRLAQWEVVDEAADEIIAELISLNYLSQERFAKTYVSGKFRIKKWGKLRIRQELARRGLDDASIRQGMEEINDSAYEETLRKLLAKKEEQLLRSEPDAFKRKQKLVRFALSKGYESGVVWKIVNEVLGN, encoded by the coding sequence ATGGATCGACTTTCGCTACAACGGGCCGCCGCGTTCTGTGCTTATCAGGAGCGTACACCCGATGAAGTGCGCCAGCGCCTGGCGCAATGGGAAGTGGTCGATGAAGCTGCCGATGAGATCATTGCGGAGCTGATATCCCTGAACTATCTGAGTCAGGAACGCTTCGCCAAGACCTACGTCAGCGGTAAGTTCAGGATTAAGAAGTGGGGCAAGTTGCGGATCAGACAGGAACTGGCGCGGCGCGGGCTGGACGATGCCTCCATTCGACAGGGCATGGAAGAAATCAACGACAGTGCGTACGAAGAAACCCTGCGCAAGCTATTGGCCAAAAAAGAGGAACAGCTGCTCCGGTCAGAACCTGATGCCTTTAAGCGTAAGCAAAAACTCGTGCGCTTCGCTCTGAGCAAGGGCTACGAGAGCGGGGTCGTGTGGAAAATCGTGAATGAGGTATTAGGCAATTAG
- a CDS encoding outer membrane protein, protein MKYLVSCLLLIFGLGITARAQLSFDGNAGYVIPSNEGGQGAWGGGIGIKYYLLPKIAVGIRGRAYIENVTQEGNGLVGRLTAVTVPVMGTFVYQFTDRDLHPYVGLEAGIIRTAVNADLSFNSNKVYDDVVVNTTFGFAPKIGVGYDLTQGLTAIGEVLYNIGLGKNQAGDTQYTFDRSSHFLTAHVGISFTFGNRFDRNRLTSELVSRRP, encoded by the coding sequence ATGAAATATTTAGTATCCTGCCTATTGCTGATTTTTGGTTTGGGAATAACGGCCCGTGCCCAATTGAGTTTTGACGGGAACGCAGGGTACGTCATTCCTTCCAATGAAGGAGGACAAGGCGCCTGGGGCGGTGGGATAGGGATAAAATACTACCTGTTGCCAAAAATCGCCGTGGGGATACGGGGGCGCGCCTACATCGAAAATGTCACACAAGAAGGCAATGGCCTTGTAGGTCGCCTCACTGCGGTTACCGTGCCGGTCATGGGTACATTCGTTTACCAGTTTACCGACCGGGATCTGCATCCCTATGTAGGTTTGGAGGCCGGTATTATACGCACGGCTGTAAATGCCGACCTGAGTTTCAACAGCAATAAGGTCTACGACGATGTGGTGGTCAACACTACGTTTGGATTCGCTCCGAAAATAGGTGTAGGGTACGACCTCACTCAGGGATTGACGGCCATCGGGGAGGTACTTTACAACATAGGGTTGGGTAAAAATCAGGCCGGCGACACCCAGTACACTTTCGATCGATCGTCCCATTTCCTGACCGCTCACGTGGGTATTTCATTCACTTTCGGCAATCGTTTCGATCGCAATCGCCTTACTTCCGAACTCGTGAGCCGCCGGCCCTGA
- a CDS encoding metallophosphoesterase family protein — protein MDQPHFVVPMQLARRDLLKLLPALPWLSTSIPSIRPVPFALRFVVASDGHYGQPQTDFEKFHSDLVRWLNQEKLQKGLDFVIFNGDIIHDEPTLLYDAKTALRSLTIPFFVTRGNHDRVGADVWEGTWGYPPNHSFARGEYAFILGDTSNEKGEYLCPDVSWLRGELAKYSSKKGIFVFLHITPAKWTDNGVDCQEVRELLEKTPNVKAMFHGHDHNEDGGKMSGEKPYFFDGHFGGSWGTTYKGYRVVEVYEDGTWQSYQYNPTAAPIINTFVGKS, from the coding sequence TTGGACCAACCTCACTTTGTCGTTCCCATGCAACTGGCCCGTCGTGACCTCCTGAAATTACTGCCTGCCCTGCCCTGGCTTTCTACTTCTATCCCGTCCATACGTCCGGTTCCCTTTGCGTTGCGGTTTGTGGTAGCTTCCGATGGGCATTACGGACAGCCCCAAACTGATTTCGAAAAATTCCATTCAGATCTGGTACGATGGCTCAACCAGGAAAAATTACAAAAGGGCCTGGATTTTGTCATTTTCAATGGAGACATCATTCATGATGAGCCTACCTTGCTTTACGATGCTAAAACGGCCCTGCGCAGTCTCACGATTCCTTTCTTTGTGACGCGAGGCAACCACGACCGGGTAGGAGCCGACGTGTGGGAAGGAACGTGGGGGTACCCTCCCAACCACAGTTTTGCGCGAGGCGAGTACGCCTTCATTTTGGGCGATACCTCCAACGAGAAAGGAGAGTACCTATGTCCCGATGTATCGTGGTTGCGCGGCGAATTGGCTAAATACAGCAGTAAGAAAGGAATCTTCGTGTTCCTGCATATCACACCCGCCAAATGGACCGACAATGGGGTCGATTGCCAGGAGGTACGGGAGTTGCTGGAAAAAACGCCTAATGTGAAGGCTATGTTCCACGGCCACGACCACAACGAGGACGGCGGCAAGATGAGTGGTGAAAAACCCTATTTTTTCGATGGGCACTTCGGAGGCAGCTGGGGTACCACCTACAAAGGCTACCGGGTGGTAGAGGTGTACGAAGACGGTACCTGGCAGTCGTATCAGTACAATCCCACCGCTGCGCCCATTATCAATACGTTTGTAGGAAAAAGCTGA